The following coding sequences lie in one Arachis ipaensis cultivar K30076 chromosome B05, Araip1.1, whole genome shotgun sequence genomic window:
- the LOC107643317 gene encoding ribose-phosphate pyrophosphokinase 4, producing the protein MEAPPSFFLSQNRSLTLKPSSPLHSHFLLPNSNKNNDKNRFSSTCEIKSNLRNWSIEHVREMNKDTSIHGNNNSSSSSFSSSLVSVSAATSSEFRTKNAKKVVLFFCDETKSLAQKIASESDTIELRTISWGKFPDGFPNIFIPNAQSIRGQHVAFLASFSSPAVIFEQIPVIYQLPKLFISSFTLVLPFFPTGTSERMEDEGDIATAFTLARLLSNIPISRGGPTSLVTFDIHALQERFYFGDNILPCFESGIPLLKRRLQDLPDSDNISIAFPDDGAWKRFHKQLQHFPTIVCAKVREGDQRIVRIKEGDPSARHVVIVDDLVQSGGTLVECQKVLAAHGAEKISAYVTHGIFPNKSWARFEHDNGGNPESAFTYFWITDSCPLTVKEVTNKPPFEVLSLASSISASLQI; encoded by the exons ATGGAGGCGCCACCCAGTTTCTTCTTGTCCCAAAACAGATCCCTCACTCTCAAACCCTCTTCTCCCCTTCACTCCCACTTCCTCCTTCCCAATTCCAATAAGAACAACGACAAAAACCGCTTCTCTTCTACGTGCGAGATCAAGAGCAACCTCCGCAACTGGTCAATTGAGCACGTGCGGGAAATGAACAAAGACACTTCCATTCACGGTAACAAcaactcttcctcctcctcattttCTTCTTCGTTGGTCTCTGTCTCCGCTGCTACTTCATCTGAATTCCGCACCAAGAATGCTAAAAAGGTTGTTCTCTTTTTCTGCGACGAGACCAAGTCCCTTGCTCAGAAAATCGCCTCTGAATCTGACACCATCGAACTCCGCACTATCTCTTGGGG AAAGTTTCCTGATGGTTTTCCCAACATATTCATTCCAAATGCTCAAAGTATTCGTGGACAGCATGTAGCTTTTCTGGCATCGTTCAGTTCTCCAGCAGTGATTTTTGAGCAGATACCTGTTATTTATCAATTGCCGAAACTGTTTATTTCCTCGTTTACCCTTGTCCTTCCGTTCTTCCCCACTGGCACTTCTGAAAGAATGGAAGATGAAGGAGATATTGCTACGGCTTTTACTTTGGCTAGGCTTTTGTCGAACATACCAATTTCTAGGGGAGGACCTACTAGTTTGGTGACATTTGATATTCATGCTTTGCAG GAGAGATTCTACTTTGGCGATAACATTCTACCGTGCTTTGAGAGTGGCATACCATTGCTTAAAAGAAGGCTTCAAGATCTCCCTGATTCTGACAAT ATATCAATTGCTTTTCCTGATGATGGTGCTTGGAAACGATTTCATAAGCAACTCCAGCATTTTCCAACG ATAGTTTGTGCAAAAGTTAGGGAAGGAGATCAACGGATTGTTCGTATTAAGGAGGGAGATCCGAGTGCTCGGCATGTTGTGATTGTTGATGATTTGGTTCAATCGGGTGGAACTCTAGTAGAATGTCAG AAAGTTTTGGCAGCTCATGGAGCAGAAAAGATTAGTGCTTATGTAACGCATGGCATTTTTCCAAATAAATCATGGGCGCGCTTTGAACATGACAATGGAG GGAATCCAGAGAGTGCATTCACCTACTTCTGGATCACAGATTCATGCCCATTGACAGTGAAGGAGGTGACGAACAAGCCGCCATTTGAGGTTCTCAGTCTTGCAAGCTCTATATCAGCCAGTCTCCAAATCTGA